Proteins co-encoded in one Holophagales bacterium genomic window:
- a CDS encoding UDP-glucose/GDP-mannose dehydrogenase family protein has product MNICMVGTGYVGLVTGACLADFGMDVTCIDKDEAKINLLKKGVSPIYEPGLEELIHKNAQAKRLRFSTDIREAVERALVVFIAVGTPPREDGSPDLSFIFQVAETIAEHMNGYKVVVTKSTVPTGTGAQIEEILRKNPQGHKFSVVSNPEFLREGSAIEDFMRPDRVVIGSRDAEAIAIVKDVYSPLIVAGVPFVVSDVESAELIKYASNGFLALKISFINEIAAMCERMGADVKDVARGMGLDKRISPHFLLPGPGFGGSCFPKDASGVVDVARKHGYTFEIMETVLRVNDAVKARMIDKVETVCGDLAGKRIAVLGLAFKPETDDIRDSSALKLIQDMKARGATVAAYDPAAMDNTRAVLPDVTYAEDVYECVAGADAVVLVTDWNQFRKLDLARLEATMKAKRFVDLRNLYEPKDMKQLGWEYIGIGRA; this is encoded by the coding sequence ATGAATATCTGCATGGTCGGGACGGGATACGTGGGCCTCGTGACGGGTGCCTGTCTCGCCGACTTCGGGATGGACGTCACCTGCATCGACAAGGACGAGGCGAAGATCAATCTCCTCAAGAAGGGCGTCTCGCCGATCTACGAGCCCGGGCTCGAGGAGCTGATCCACAAGAACGCCCAGGCCAAGAGGCTCCGGTTCTCGACCGACATCCGCGAGGCCGTCGAGAGGGCGCTCGTCGTCTTCATCGCCGTCGGCACGCCTCCCCGCGAGGACGGTTCGCCCGACCTCTCCTTCATCTTCCAGGTCGCCGAGACGATCGCCGAGCACATGAACGGGTACAAGGTCGTCGTCACGAAGTCGACGGTCCCGACCGGCACCGGCGCCCAGATCGAGGAGATCCTGCGGAAGAACCCCCAGGGCCACAAGTTCTCGGTCGTCTCGAATCCCGAGTTCCTCAGGGAAGGCTCGGCCATAGAGGACTTCATGCGCCCCGACCGGGTCGTGATCGGATCCCGGGACGCCGAGGCGATCGCGATCGTCAAGGACGTCTACTCGCCCCTCATCGTCGCCGGCGTCCCCTTCGTCGTCTCCGACGTCGAGTCGGCCGAGCTGATCAAGTACGCCTCGAACGGCTTCCTCGCGCTGAAGATCTCGTTCATCAACGAGATTGCCGCGATGTGCGAGCGGATGGGGGCCGACGTGAAGGACGTCGCCCGCGGGATGGGCCTCGACAAGCGGATCTCGCCGCACTTCCTCCTTCCCGGCCCCGGCTTCGGAGGCTCCTGCTTCCCGAAGGACGCCTCGGGCGTCGTCGACGTCGCCCGCAAGCACGGCTACACGTTCGAGATCATGGAGACCGTCCTCCGCGTGAACGACGCGGTGAAAGCCCGGATGATCGACAAGGTCGAGACCGTCTGCGGCGACCTCGCCGGGAAGCGGATCGCCGTCCTCGGCCTCGCGTTCAAGCCCGAGACCGACGACATCCGCGACAGCTCGGCCCTGAAGCTCATCCAGGACATGAAGGCCCGGGGCGCCACCGTGGCCGCCTACGACCCGGCCGCGATGGACAACACCCGCGCCGTCCTCCCCGACGTCACCTACGCCGAGGACGTCTACGAGTGCGTGGCCGGGGCCGACGCCGTCGTTCTCGTCACCGACTGGAACCAGTTCCGCAAGCTCGACCTCGCCAGGCTCGAGGCGACGATGAAGGCGAAGCGCTTCGTCGACCTCCGGAACCTGTACGAACCGAAGGACATGAAGCAGCTGGGGTGGGAGTACATCGGTATCGGGCGGGCCTGA
- a CDS encoding NAD(P)-dependent oxidoreductase, whose protein sequence is MAFRVLVAGGAGLVGSAVARQLLSEGAEVAVVDAMGDQGDGRAVREERARELRAFPKATVVTADLSLPGAASDVFRDLKPDAVVNAALFPPGGPGVVSMLEAMRSHEKPFLVHLSDGALYGSPASPGQPALEEEPIDPGRDPVLLQRMVEESRLRGSEVPNVILRLFRILAPGAPANRFPQDALETLLDGGEVVVDSDAPQDLLHVRDAVHGILAALALRPAGRTINLGSGRGVAPSHLVRLLAERAFRPLRIRVEEPPARPGRIASLSRAGELLRFRAKTTLETAVEEIVAARLGAPESTTSRPRPAAPLPRPAAPGAPVSDEPKEVSRRELFGFFRRPFDGSRTR, encoded by the coding sequence GTGGCCTTTCGGGTCCTCGTGGCCGGCGGGGCCGGCCTCGTCGGGTCGGCGGTGGCCAGACAGCTTCTCTCCGAGGGAGCCGAGGTGGCCGTCGTCGACGCGATGGGGGACCAGGGCGACGGACGCGCCGTCCGGGAGGAGCGCGCCCGGGAGCTTCGCGCATTCCCGAAAGCGACGGTCGTCACCGCCGACCTTTCCCTACCCGGCGCCGCCAGCGACGTCTTCCGCGACCTGAAACCCGACGCCGTCGTGAACGCGGCGCTCTTCCCGCCGGGAGGCCCGGGCGTGGTCTCGATGCTCGAGGCGATGCGGAGTCACGAGAAGCCCTTCCTCGTCCACCTCTCCGACGGGGCGCTCTACGGCTCCCCCGCTTCCCCGGGCCAGCCCGCCCTCGAGGAAGAGCCGATCGACCCCGGGCGCGACCCCGTCCTGCTCCAGCGGATGGTCGAGGAGTCGCGCCTCCGCGGCTCCGAAGTGCCGAACGTCATCCTCCGCCTGTTCCGCATCCTCGCACCCGGAGCGCCCGCGAACCGCTTTCCGCAGGACGCCCTCGAGACGCTCCTCGACGGTGGAGAGGTCGTCGTCGACTCCGACGCACCCCAGGACCTCCTGCACGTCCGCGACGCGGTCCACGGGATCCTCGCCGCGCTGGCCCTTCGCCCGGCCGGACGGACGATCAACCTCGGAAGCGGCCGCGGCGTCGCCCCGTCGCACCTCGTCCGGCTCCTCGCCGAGCGGGCCTTCCGCCCGTTGAGGATTCGCGTCGAGGAGCCCCCGGCCCGTCCGGGCCGGATCGCCTCCCTGTCTCGCGCCGGAGAGCTCCTCCGGTTCCGCGCGAAGACGACCCTCGAGACGGCGGTCGAGGAGATCGTCGCCGCCCGCCTCGGCGCCCCCGAGAGCACGACGAGCCGGCCGCGTCCGGCGGCACCCCTGCCACGGCCGGCCGCACCCGGCGCCCCGGTGAGCGACGAACCGAAGGAAGTCTCCCGCCGGGAGCTCTTCGGCTTCTTCCGCCGGCCGTTCGACGGCAGCCGAACCCGCTGA
- a CDS encoding MCE family protein has product MRADSRTRSRVGVIVFTSLLLLVVMIVIVGGKTGFFLARSSYFALFPNSQGLMGGNQVRLAGVTVGAVQDVEVPKKPGEDLIVRFDIERRYRHLVRTDSRVEIKTIGLLGDKYLEVTPGSSDKPLAEPGTEISAIRGSELEKILAGSGDLVDNVSAVAKSLKTILGRVEKGEGFVGELTSATPEGKELSRSLRQTIASTNALLEDARTGKGLVGRLVSDEALADRVTLELEGSVASLRKILGAVEKGAGEGEGLVPALLGDPEGKRKFFAMVESLQAAADGLAGFSKDLSTGNGLLPKLVRDETFARDLMKDLSRISGSLARVAEKIDGGEGTAGKLVNDPALFEAVDDILVGIDESKPLKWLVRNRQRSGIQTRYEAEKAKADAASPEALGPAPTPEPRE; this is encoded by the coding sequence ATGAGAGCCGACAGCCGCACCCGCTCCCGCGTCGGGGTCATCGTCTTCACCTCGCTCCTCCTCCTCGTCGTCATGATCGTCATCGTCGGCGGCAAGACCGGCTTCTTCCTCGCCCGGAGCAGCTATTTCGCCCTCTTCCCGAACTCCCAGGGCCTGATGGGCGGGAACCAGGTCCGCCTCGCGGGTGTCACCGTCGGCGCCGTCCAGGACGTGGAAGTCCCGAAGAAGCCGGGCGAGGACCTGATCGTCCGCTTCGACATCGAGCGCCGCTACCGCCACCTCGTCCGGACCGACAGCCGCGTGGAGATCAAGACGATCGGGCTCCTCGGCGACAAGTACCTGGAGGTGACCCCGGGGTCATCCGACAAGCCTCTGGCGGAGCCCGGCACGGAGATCTCGGCCATTCGCGGAAGCGAGCTCGAGAAGATCCTCGCCGGGTCGGGCGACCTCGTCGACAACGTCAGCGCCGTCGCCAAGTCGCTCAAGACGATCCTGGGCCGCGTGGAGAAGGGGGAGGGGTTCGTCGGCGAGCTCACGAGCGCGACCCCGGAGGGCAAGGAGCTGTCGCGCTCGCTCCGGCAAACGATCGCCTCGACGAACGCCCTCCTCGAGGACGCCCGCACGGGGAAGGGGCTCGTCGGCCGCCTCGTCTCCGACGAGGCGCTCGCCGACCGCGTGACGTTGGAGCTGGAGGGCTCGGTGGCCTCCCTCCGGAAGATCCTCGGCGCCGTCGAGAAGGGGGCCGGCGAGGGCGAAGGGCTCGTCCCGGCGCTCCTCGGAGACCCCGAGGGGAAGAGGAAGTTCTTCGCGATGGTCGAGTCGCTCCAGGCGGCAGCGGACGGGCTCGCCGGCTTCTCGAAGGACCTCTCGACGGGGAACGGCCTCCTTCCGAAGCTCGTCCGCGACGAGACGTTCGCCCGCGACCTGATGAAGGACCTCTCGCGCATCTCGGGAAGCCTCGCCCGCGTGGCCGAGAAGATCGACGGCGGCGAAGGGACCGCCGGCAAGCTCGTCAACGACCCGGCTCTCTTCGAGGCCGTCGACGACATCCTCGTCGGCATCGACGAGTCCAAGCCCCTCAAGTGGCTCGTGAGGAACCGGCAGCGGTCGGGCATCCAGACGCGCTACGAGGCCGAGAAGGCGAAGGCGGACGCGGCCTCGCCCGAGGCGCTCGGACCCGCCCCGACGCCCGAGCCGAGGGAGTAG
- a CDS encoding ATP-binding cassette domain-containing protein, which translates to MSDPVIELRAVSKAFGDNVVLDSVDLSVRRGEVMVILGGSGSGKSVSLRHMNGLTHPDAGEVFVDGLEVSRLAEEELVPIRKKVGMLFQMGALFDSMTVFENVAFALWEHTKMTDADVAARVEEVLAFVNLGPDVMPLLPSSLSGGMKKRVSLARTIALKPEVLLYDEPTTGLDPVTAMTINRLIVDLNSRLATTSVVVTHDIASALYVADRIAFLEKGRFTFVGSPDEARRSDVAALRAFLAAEETGTRETTAP; encoded by the coding sequence ATGAGCGACCCCGTCATCGAGCTCAGAGCCGTATCGAAGGCCTTCGGCGACAACGTCGTCCTGGACTCCGTCGACCTGTCCGTGCGGCGCGGCGAGGTGATGGTGATTCTCGGGGGGTCGGGGAGCGGCAAGTCGGTCTCGCTCCGGCACATGAACGGGCTGACGCACCCCGACGCGGGAGAAGTCTTCGTCGACGGCCTCGAGGTCTCCCGCCTCGCCGAGGAAGAGCTCGTACCGATTCGGAAGAAGGTCGGGATGCTCTTCCAGATGGGGGCCCTCTTCGATTCGATGACGGTCTTCGAGAACGTCGCCTTCGCCCTCTGGGAGCACACGAAGATGACGGACGCCGACGTCGCCGCCCGCGTGGAGGAGGTACTCGCCTTCGTCAACCTCGGCCCCGACGTGATGCCGCTCCTCCCCTCGTCGCTCTCGGGCGGAATGAAGAAACGGGTCTCGCTGGCACGCACCATCGCGCTCAAGCCGGAGGTCCTCCTCTACGACGAGCCGACGACCGGCCTGGACCCCGTGACGGCGATGACGATCAACCGCCTCATCGTCGACCTGAACTCGCGCCTCGCGACGACCTCCGTCGTCGTGACGCACGACATCGCCTCGGCCCTCTACGTGGCCGACCGGATCGCGTTCCTGGAGAAAGGGCGCTTCACCTTCGTCGGGAGCCCCGACGAGGCCCGCCGTTCCGACGTCGCCGCCCTCCGCGCCTTCCTCGCCGCGGAAGAGACCGGCACGAGGGAGACCACCGCACCATGA
- a CDS encoding ABC transporter permease — protein sequence MTETAPAEARRDPSWTLPRLRRWFRRVFSHLGGLGLLAGSLVREGRKRWEGGEILRQMDALGVQSIAVANLTCLFTGMVLALQTAYALEQFGGKLVVGRAVILSLTRELGPVLTALMLAARCGAGITAELGTMAVTEQVDALRALGTSPIRKLVLPRVVALTVMLPVLTLIAIFHGMLGGLIIAAFEIKIGAGFYLSTTLQALSVNDLMHGLCKTPVFGLEIALIGCYNGLGATGGADGVGRATTVAVVAASITILITDFFLTKLFIALPFG from the coding sequence GTGACCGAAACCGCCCCCGCGGAGGCCCGCCGCGACCCGTCCTGGACGCTCCCGCGGCTCCGCCGCTGGTTTCGCAGGGTCTTCTCCCACCTCGGCGGCCTCGGTCTCCTCGCCGGCAGCCTCGTCCGCGAGGGACGCAAGCGGTGGGAAGGGGGCGAGATCCTGCGCCAGATGGACGCCCTCGGCGTCCAGTCGATCGCCGTCGCGAACCTGACCTGCCTCTTCACGGGGATGGTCCTCGCCCTCCAGACGGCTTACGCGCTCGAGCAGTTCGGCGGAAAGCTCGTCGTCGGGCGGGCCGTCATCCTCTCGCTCACCCGTGAGCTCGGTCCCGTCCTGACGGCCCTCATGCTGGCCGCGCGCTGCGGGGCCGGGATCACGGCCGAGCTCGGCACGATGGCCGTCACCGAGCAGGTCGACGCCCTGCGCGCCCTCGGCACCTCCCCGATCCGCAAGCTCGTCCTGCCGCGCGTCGTCGCGCTGACGGTCATGCTCCCCGTCCTCACCCTCATCGCCATCTTCCACGGCATGCTCGGCGGCCTCATCATCGCCGCCTTCGAGATCAAGATCGGGGCGGGCTTCTACCTGTCGACGACGCTGCAGGCGCTCTCCGTCAACGACCTGATGCACGGCCTGTGCAAGACGCCGGTCTTCGGCCTCGAGATCGCCCTCATCGGCTGCTACAACGGCCTCGGGGCCACGGGCGGGGCGGACGGCGTCGGACGGGCGACGACGGTCGCCGTCGTCGCCGCGTCCATCACGATCCTCATCACCGACTTCTTCCTCACGAAGCTCTTCATCGCTTTGCCATTCGGATGA
- a CDS encoding 1-acyl-sn-glycerol-3-phosphate acyltransferase translates to MQLLYTVWVWLFGLVVTPVFGTLAILTSWIPPRGKIYQYWARWWSWTLLRAAGIDVVVETTEDARTVPEAIFMANHTSAADIVVIFVALSRDVRFVAKRGLFWIPFLGWSMWLAGFIPVDRERKDKGREAFDRIGKSLKKGVSILVFPEGTRSRNGKLLPFKKAGFLLAMRSGMPIVPVGITGARAVLGADGLLVRRGRITVRVGDPVPSDGYAFAQRGEYIEKVRAEIARLGDSSE, encoded by the coding sequence ATGCAGCTCCTCTACACGGTGTGGGTCTGGCTTTTCGGGCTGGTGGTGACACCCGTCTTCGGGACTCTGGCGATCCTCACGTCCTGGATCCCGCCCCGCGGGAAGATCTACCAGTACTGGGCGCGCTGGTGGTCGTGGACTCTCCTGAGAGCGGCAGGAATCGACGTGGTCGTGGAGACGACGGAGGACGCGCGGACGGTCCCCGAGGCGATCTTCATGGCGAATCACACCTCGGCGGCGGACATCGTCGTGATCTTCGTCGCCCTCTCCCGCGACGTGCGGTTCGTGGCGAAGCGGGGCCTCTTCTGGATTCCGTTCCTCGGCTGGTCGATGTGGCTCGCCGGCTTCATCCCGGTCGACCGCGAGCGGAAGGACAAGGGGCGCGAGGCGTTCGACCGGATCGGGAAGAGCCTGAAGAAGGGGGTTTCGATCCTCGTCTTTCCCGAGGGAACCCGCTCGCGGAACGGCAAGCTCCTGCCTTTCAAGAAGGCGGGCTTCCTCCTGGCGATGCGGAGCGGGATGCCGATCGTTCCGGTCGGCATCACGGGGGCCCGGGCTGTCCTCGGCGCCGACGGCCTTCTCGTCCGCCGGGGGAGGATCACCGTCCGGGTCGGAGACCCCGTCCCGTCCGACGGTTACGCCTTCGCGCAGCGCGGTGAGTACATCGAGAAGGTGCGGGCCGAGATCGCCAGGCTGGGCGATTCGTCGGAGTAA
- a CDS encoding Mrp/NBP35 family ATP-binding protein, with translation MSTVPPSEETVLEALRNVKYPGFSRDIVSFGFVKDIAVGGGNVSFRLSMTTASAEVAAQIRSECDAALRALPGVTAVTIAVETGQAPVNLAGAQAARPEMLPDTRFMVAVASGKGGVGKSTVAGNLAIALRQLGYTVGLLDCDIYGPSQQMMMGIDEKPFLNEEEKIVPIEKYGVRVMSIGFLMDADTPVIWRGPMIYKAIEQFLGDVAWGTQDFLIVDLPPGTGDAQLTLTQKVALSGAVIVTTPQDVALIDARKGLAMFQKVNVPLIGIIENMSGFECPKCGHVEPIFKTGGGEKTALQLGVPFLGRIPLDPRIALSGDAGMPIVAAEPDSASTKAFLELGKAVVKAVGA, from the coding sequence ATGTCGACCGTGCCCCCCAGCGAGGAGACCGTCCTCGAAGCGCTCCGCAACGTCAAGTATCCCGGCTTCAGCCGTGACATCGTCTCCTTCGGCTTCGTCAAGGACATCGCCGTCGGCGGCGGGAACGTCTCGTTCCGCCTCTCGATGACGACCGCCTCCGCCGAGGTCGCCGCGCAGATCCGCTCGGAGTGCGACGCGGCGCTCCGTGCCCTGCCGGGTGTGACGGCGGTGACGATCGCCGTGGAAACCGGGCAGGCCCCGGTGAACCTGGCCGGTGCCCAGGCGGCCCGGCCCGAGATGCTCCCCGACACGCGGTTCATGGTCGCCGTCGCCTCGGGCAAGGGGGGCGTCGGCAAGTCGACCGTTGCCGGCAACCTCGCGATCGCGCTCCGGCAGCTCGGCTACACGGTCGGCCTGCTCGACTGCGACATCTACGGGCCGTCGCAGCAGATGATGATGGGGATCGACGAGAAGCCGTTCCTGAACGAGGAAGAGAAGATCGTCCCGATCGAGAAGTACGGCGTCCGGGTCATGTCGATCGGCTTCCTGATGGACGCCGACACGCCGGTCATCTGGCGCGGGCCGATGATCTACAAGGCGATCGAGCAGTTCCTCGGCGACGTGGCGTGGGGCACGCAGGACTTCCTGATCGTCGACCTCCCGCCCGGAACGGGCGACGCGCAGCTCACGCTGACGCAGAAGGTCGCCCTCTCCGGCGCCGTCATCGTCACGACGCCCCAGGACGTCGCCCTCATCGACGCGAGGAAGGGCCTCGCGATGTTCCAGAAAGTGAACGTCCCGCTCATCGGCATCATCGAGAACATGAGCGGCTTCGAGTGCCCCAAGTGCGGCCACGTCGAGCCGATCTTCAAGACCGGCGGCGGAGAGAAGACGGCGCTGCAGCTGGGCGTCCCCTTCCTCGGCCGCATCCCCCTCGACCCGCGCATCGCCCTCTCCGGAGACGCCGGAATGCCGATCGTCGCCGCCGAGCCCGACTCCGCCTCGACGAAGGCCTTCCTCGAGCTGGGCAAGGCCGTGGTAAAGGCCGTCGGGGCGTAA